One window of Steroidobacteraceae bacterium genomic DNA carries:
- a CDS encoding 5'-3' exonuclease H3TH domain-containing protein yields MIYLVDASVYVFRAYYSMPPDMADSDGNPVHAVFGFARFLGDLIERVKPQYIAVAFDESLSSSWRNRIYPAYKANRDPAPADLLLQFGRCREFCQHLGVTALSSAEYEADDIIGTLATQFRARGIPATLVTRDKDLAQLVREHDVFWDYASNQRYRYAEIPDRFGVLPERMADYLALTGDSTDNIPGVPGVGPKTAAALLKHFESLDHLYDNLPAVAALAIRGASKLPARLAEHRDAAYLAQRLTRIACDMPLEFDGEAMRRRAPDQAGLAKFFDAQGFGAMLRRQAERLAAITG; encoded by the coding sequence GTGATCTACCTGGTCGATGCATCGGTTTATGTCTTTCGGGCCTATTACTCCATGCCGCCCGACATGGCCGACAGCGACGGCAATCCTGTGCACGCAGTATTTGGTTTCGCGCGATTTCTCGGCGATCTGATCGAGCGTGTCAAGCCACAGTACATCGCGGTCGCATTCGATGAGTCATTGTCGAGTTCCTGGCGCAATCGTATCTATCCAGCCTACAAGGCGAATCGCGATCCGGCACCGGCCGATCTGTTACTGCAGTTTGGTCGCTGCAGGGAGTTCTGCCAGCACCTGGGGGTGACCGCGCTCAGTTCGGCCGAGTACGAGGCCGACGACATCATCGGCACACTGGCAACGCAGTTCCGTGCCCGTGGCATTCCGGCGACGCTCGTCACGCGCGACAAGGATCTTGCACAACTCGTGCGTGAGCACGACGTGTTCTGGGACTACGCATCGAACCAGCGCTATCGTTACGCCGAGATCCCGGATCGCTTCGGCGTTCTGCCCGAGCGCATGGCTGATTACCTGGCACTGACAGGCGACAGTACCGACAACATTCCCGGTGTGCCGGGCGTCGGACCCAAAACCGCTGCGGCACTGTTGAAGCACTTCGAATCGCTGGATCATCTGTATGACAACCTGCCGGCGGTCGCGGCGCTCGCGATCCGCGGCGCCAGCAAGTTGCCGGCCCGTCTTGCCGAGCATCGCGATGCGGCCTACCTCGCGCAACGCCTGACGCGCATCGCCTGCGACATGCCGCTCGAGTTCGATGGAGAGGCAATGCGGCGACGCGCGCCGGACCAGGCCGGCCTCGCGAAATTCTTCGATGCGCAGGGATTTGGCGCCATGCTGCGCCGTCAGGCCGAGCGTCTCGCTGCCATCACCGGTTGA